The following DNA comes from bacterium.
TTGGTGCGCAATCCGTCGATCTTCGCCGCCGGCGGCAGGCGGAAAGCGAACTCGACGACGCGGTGATCGAGGAACGGGCAGCGATTCTCGAGGCCGAACGCGGCGCACGCGCGATCGTTCATGGTCAGGAGCGACGGCAGGGACAGCCGCGCGTCGGCGTGCCCGATCTTGTCGATGAGCGCGTCGTGGCGCGAGAAAAAACGGCGCAGGCGGTTTTCGTATGGCGTGTCGTCGGCGGGCGCGGCGCGCCGCACGAGGCGGTGATAACGCGCCGCGTCGTCGGGCAGTCCGGCGCCTTTTTCGAAATACGCCGCGAGGCTTCGATAATTGGCAAGCTCCGGCGCGCCGGGCGCGTCGCCGCCGGTCATGAAGAGGTATCGAACGTAGCCGCCGAAGATTTCGTCGGCGCCCTGTCCGCCGAGGATCACCTTGATGCCGTCGGCGGACGCGCGCTCGGCGAGCATGAACTCGCTGATCGTCGAGGCGGTGGCGATCGGCTGATCGACGTGCCAGATCACGCGCGGCAGGCGCTTTTTGAAATCGTTGACCGTCGGCGTGACGATCGTGTGGCGTGCGCCGATGCGCTCGGCGACGAGCCGCGCAAAGGGCAGCTCGTCGAACTTCGCCCCGAGCGGAAAATGGCACGTGTAAACCGTCCCGGGCCTCGCGATGCACGCGATCGCCGCGGAGTCGATGCCGCCGGACAAAAACATGCCGAGCGGCACATCGCTCATCAGGCGAATGTTCACCGCGTCGATCAGAAGTTCGCGCAATTCCTCGGCCAGCCGCTCGACGGGTGCCTCCGACGGCGGCGAGGCGGGGATGTCCCAATACGGCTCGACCGACAGATCCTTGCCGTCGTAGATCAGTCGCCGGCCGGGAAGCAGCTCGCGGATCCCGCGAAAGAGCGTGCGTCCCTCGACCGGCGTGTCGTAAACCCAGAACTCCTCGTCGACATCGGGCGCGGACTCGAACGCGGGCAGGATCGCCTTGATCTCGGAGGCGAACACGAGCATCCCGTTCTCGAACGCGTAGTACAGCGGCTTTTCGCCCATGCGG
Coding sequences within:
- the asnB gene encoding asparagine synthase (glutamine-hydrolyzing), which gives rise to MCGIVGIHDSRPDAPRPLARMIELITHRGPDEEGACNLGPVSLGVRRLKIIDLVTGRQPMTSEDGRVVAVYNGEIYNFRALRDELVRAGHVFRTKTDTEVLVHGYEQWGEGLIGRLNGMFGFAIWDGERLLLARDRMGEKPLYYAFENGMLVFASEIKAILPAFESAPDVDEEFWVYDTPVEGRTLFRGIRELLPGRRLIYDGKDLSVEPYWDIPASPPSEAPVERLAEELRELLIDAVNIRLMSDVPLGMFLSGGIDSAAIACIARPGTVYTCHFPLGAKFDELPFARLVAERIGARHTIVTPTVNDFKKRLPRVIWHVDQPIATASTISEFMLAERASADGIKVILGGQGADEIFGGYVRYLFMTGGDAPGAPELANYRSLAAYFEKGAGLPDDAARYHRLVRRAAPADDTPYENRLRRFFSRHDALIDKIGHADARLSLPSLLTMNDRACAAFGLENRCPFLDHRVVEFAFRLPPAAKIDGLRTKSVLRLALRGIVPDEILDRRDKMGLVVPFHQWLNGPLNAWAADLEASLARRIPLPDNNTGRGEFDRSRYTRVCLELWFRQFFPDYVRA